DNA from Saccharicrinis carchari:
CCTCAGCTTTTAGTTGACCCAAGGTGCTGTAAAGTGCTGGCAACTGACGGTTCCGGTTGCTGTTGTTCACTGTATCGCCATCCACAATAGTCATTTTGCCAATACCGGCTCGTGCTATTTGTTCGGCGGCATAGGAGCCTACACCACCCAAACCTACCACCAAAACTTTTTTATATTTTAACTCCTCAAGTTGTGCCTTGCCCAGAAGCAGCTCTGTTCTTTCTAACCAATCCATCTATCCAAAAACCCGTTTAAAATTTACTTCTATTTTTTTCTTTAAAACATCTAATTCTATATCCAATAGCTTGGCCGCTTGTGCATATATTTTTTTTATCCCGATAGGTTCATCGTCTGTTTCGAGTAACACAAAGCTTAAGTCAATCTGGCTTAATATTTTTTTAAGCTTATCCGGATGAGTTAATAAATTTTTCCCAAAAGAAATAAAAATATCTTTCCCCGTCAACTGTTCGGCCGTTTGAACAGCACCATGGAATCCATGAATAATCCACCTTTGCCTTGGCCTTAACTGTTTTTTTAATGCTAGTATGTGATGATGTGTTTTAACCGAGTGAATAATCAAAGGCAGTCCGTATTGTTCCGATAAGGCTATCTGTTGCTTAAAAACGCGTTTTTGCATATCTATATCGGCTGTGTTTGTATCTAATCCACACTCCCCAATGGCTGCAATCTTTTGCTGCTGGCAAAGTTGTTCTATCCTCTCTAAATTATGCTGTATTTTGCTTGACTCTATATGCCAGGGATGTATTCCGCACGAAAGTAAACGGGAATGATTCACGTTACTTAAATTAGCATTTGGATAGCAATTAAGCACCGAAATATCAGCATCGGATGTTGAGGAGTGTGTATGGCTGTCGATATACATAAAGCAAAAATAACAAAAAACGGATTTGATGGCTTGGTGAGTGTTGTTTTTATAACGAATGAGTTGGGTGGATTGCGAATAGAGAACTCCTACTAAATCCGCCGAAAAGAAAAGATTATGTGCAGCTAAATTGCATCGATTCCATCCTCGAGTCTGTAAATTAAACTCTGTCTAAATCTTAAATTTGCGACATGGAAAAAATAGATTTAGAAGGAATGGAGCAGAAGGCTCTGGAACAGTTCAAGAGTGGTCAGTCGTTATTTGGAAAAGATGGAGCCTTTGCACCGCTGTTAAAAAACTTCATAGAAAAAGCCTTGGAGGCAGAAATGGAAGCTCACCTTGACGAGCATCAACGGGTGTCAGGCAACAAGCGTAACGGGAAAGGCAAGAAGACCATCAAGAGTTCTGCCGGTAGCTTCGATATTGAAACCCCTCAGGACAGGCACAGTAGCTTTGAACCGGAGTTGGTGAAGAAACGCCAGACTATTTTAGCGGACAGCCTTGAGCAAAAGATAATTGGCCTGTATGGATTAGGAATGAGTTATCGTAGTATTTCGGAGCATATCAAAGAAATGTATGACACTGATATCTCCCATACGGTTTTAACCCAAATAACGGATAAAATTATACCTGATGTAAAGGAATGGCAGAGCCGCCCTCTTGAGGCCGTATACACCATTGTATGGCTGGATGCCATGCACATTAAGGTCAAAGAGAACGGTAAGGTAACCACCAAGGCTTTGTACAACAACATATTGGGCATTGATACTAACGGGCAAAAACAAATACTCGGGGTTTACTTTTCAGAAAGCGAGGGTGCTAATTTCTGGCTTCAAGTCTTAACCGATTTAAATAACCGGGGCGTGGAAGACATTCTAATCGCCAGTATCGACAACCTAAAAGGCTTTGCCGAAGCCATACAGAGCGTTTTCCCTCGAACAGAGGTCCAAAGCTGCATTGTCCATCAGATACGGAATTCGTTGAAGTATATAGCCTCAAAAGAGCAGAAAGAGTTTTTAAGAGAACTGAAGTTGGTGTATAAAGCAGACACTAAGGAGAAAGCAAAGATAGAACTTGAAAAACTGGCAGAAAAATGGCAATCGAAATATCCTGTGGTTATAGCTTCCTGGCAGAACAATTGGAGCAAACTGTCCACCTACTTCCAATATACGGCACCTATCAGGAAGCTGATTTACACGACAAACCCTATCGAGGCTTACCACCGCCAGGTTAGGAAAGTCACCAAAACAAAAGGGGCATTTGCCAATGAGATGGCTGTTTTGAAGCTTGTGTACCTAAGCACTAAAAAGATTGAAAAGAAATGGTCTAAAACCCAAAATTGGGGCTTGATAATTCAGCAGTTGGCCATCAAGTTCGAAGATAGAGTAAAGCTTAAACTATAGCACCAATAACTAAAAGCGAAGATAAGTCGCTCTCAAAACCCGTCAAGGGTATATAAATGGCTTCGTGCCTCAGCCACCCTTGACAGAACCTGATCGCTACCTGAATAAGCTTTTAGAAATTGGTTCAACGAAAAAATATGAGTTAATTTGAAAACGTAAAATAAACATCGGACAGAGTTCAGTTTACACTCCCCAAAAATATTAAAAACGGTGTCCTTATTTTCTCGTCCAACTCTTGTATTAACTTAACCTGCTCAATCAATCCTTTATCTTCAATAATTTCATACGTTCCACACCTACCAAAACAACAACAAAAATCACCGTCTGCAAAAAGTAACCCACCCCAGCGGCGATATGCCGGGCATGGCCGATTACGTTGAAAGACCAGGAACATATAATTACGATGCCAATGGCAACATGACGTACGACCCGGCCAAAGAAGGAAAGTTAACCTACAATTACCTGAATCTCCCCGAAGGTGGACACGGATATGTAAATAAAACACCACGGCTGTTAGCGCGGTTTTGTAAACCTCCGCTAAGGCGGAGCGGGCTGTGCAATAAGCAGCAAGAGCATAAAAACAACAAGCGGCACATCGTAAAAAGTGTGGCGCTTGATGTTTATGTACATTTTACTTTCGCTCTTCCCATTTTTCAGGGTTCAGGTAAGTGTTAATCACACCCAGAACCACAACTGTTTCAGAATCCTCTTCCACGATAAAATGAATCATGTAGGGAATTTTTTAACAGGTAAATAATGTACATCATCGTTTAATTGTAAGTCATTATAAAATAATCTACCGGGTTATCGAAGAATATATTTACATCACAGATATTGTTGACTCAAGGCAAGACCCCGAAAAAATGAAAGGATAAGCAAAAAAACCGCCCCAGCGTAAATTAAATCTTCCGTCTATCCCCACACATTTTAATAAAACCTCCCCATAGTGGGGACACAAAGTGTAGAGAAATTACTACACTTTATACCTGGCCTGTATCTTATTAGCAAATACAAAAACCATGTGAAAAAAGTTAAATACTTGGCTATGTGGATGATGCGTGTTGTATGATGTTGTTGTATACTAACATGGCATAGTTTTCACTATTAACTTATCCAACAACAAGTAATTAAAACAGGATTTAGGATGGATCAATCGTTCATAAATAGATTTGCCGCAATAGTAATTACCTCCTTGGTATTGGTAATAGGATTGGTGCTGCTTAAAACAGCAAGCCTTGCAGATGTTACCACACCATACGCCGGGGAGCATAGCGTTACTATTTATGAAGATATGAGATAAAATATTTTTTGCATTACGGCGGGTACCGGTATCAATCAATACAACACACACAACACACAACATTACGATACCCCTAACTCTAGACTATTGTTACCATATATAGTTAAATGTAGTTCTAGGCTAAAAAGCGGATCAAAACGTTGATTCGCTTTTTTTTATGCCTTTTTTTATTGAGCATTGTGTTGTTTTAAAAAACAATGTCAAGGAATTTTCGTTATCATCACAAAGAAATTTTTTTATTTATAAGAGCTTTTGTAATTTATGCGAATGGCTAAGATACTGATTATAGACGACGACACTTCCTTTGGGTTGATGATAGAAGGCTTTTTAAAACGAAAAGGCTTTGATACTGTTTTTGTCAGCAGTTTTAACAACGCGCTACATAGTGTAAGAAAAACAAAGTTCGATCTGGTTTTAACTGATTATCGGTTAGATAGTGGTACCGGCTTAGATTTGATTCCCGTAATAAAAAAGCACCATCAAAAAACACCTGTGGTTTTAATTACAGCGTACTCCGATATACGGGTGGCTGTTAGTGCCATAAAACTGGGGGCTTTTGAATATATTACCAAGCCCGTGAACCCCGATGAACTGCTGCACGTGATTAATCGGGGTATCGAAAAAACAAATAAGGTAAGCGATACACCTAAGCCTCCGGTAGCGCGTAGCAATTATATAAAAGGCATAAGCCGATTTGCCGAACAGGTGGATCAGCAGGTAGAACTAATAGCCACCACCGACCTCTCGGTATTGGTTTTGGGCGAAAGTGGGGTAGGTAAGGAATTTGTAGCGCAACGCATTCACGAATTAAGTAACAGAAGTGCCATGCCCTTTGTTGCTGTCGATTGTGGTGCTTTACACACCGATATTGCCGGCAGCGAGCTTTTTGGCCATCGTAAAGGATCGTTCACCGGTGCAATGGACGACAAAGAAGGGCATTTTGAAGCTGTAAAAGACGGTACCATTTTTTTGGACGAAATAGGTAACCTGAGCTATGATGTGCAGGTGAAATTGCTTCGAGCCATTCAAGAACGGAAAGGGCGCCGTATGGGCAGTAATGAGGAATATGCCATCAACTGTAGAATTATTGCGGCCACCAACGAAGATTTACGCAGCTCCTCCTTAAGTGGAAAGTTTCGCGAAGACCTGTACCACAGGCTCAACGAGTTTTCCATTAACATACTGCCCTTGCGCGAACGTAAGGAGGACATACCGCTTTACAGCAAAAGGTTTTTACAATTGGCTACCCGGGAGTTTAAAAAGGAGCATATTTTTTTGAGCAGCGAGGTGGAAGATATATTTTTTAGCTACGAGTGGCCCGGTAATTTACGCGAGTTACGCAATGTGATACGCCGGGCCGTATTGCTGGCCAAAGGCGATACTATAACCCTTGCCGAGTTACCACCCGAAATACAAATGCCTTCCAAAATTCCTCAGGCACCTGTTCAATTACGCGATGTTAAAGAAAAATCAGAAAAAGATACCATCATTGAAATATTGGAACAAAATAAGTACAACAAAGCCAAAACAGCCCGGATACTTGGCATTGATCGAAAAACGCTGTACAACAAAATATATAAGTATGGCATTGATGCCTAGATGTATCCGAAGAACTCTCTGGTAAGTAAAAATCCGTAATCGTACGGAAGTCAGAAATTACCAGCACCTTATTCTCTACCGTTTGGCCTGTTATAGCGATTGATAATGGGCCGGGGTATAGCCGTATTCATTCTTTTGGTTTTTTATTTCCATTGCGGTGGGTTTAAATCCTCCATGTATAACTATTCGGCCGATACCCTCATTATTTCCGTTCTTATGCCTTCCCAGTATTCCATCAGCTTGTTTGCGGTAGTTTTAAGCTCTTTAATGCTGGCTTTTTTATCTTTTGCATTCTCCAGCTCAACCAGCATTTCAATACCGTGGTTTATCTTAAATTGGCGAAATCCGGTAAGCAGCTTGTGGGCTCGCTCCGAAATAATAAGATGGAAATTGCTTTCGGATTTAAGGGCTTCCCTTATGTCCTTTAGGCCGGAATCCGTATTGTTGATAAAGGTAGTTATCACCGAATTTAAAAAATCGGTGTCGTTTCCTGTAAAGGACTTAATCCCTTCCAGGCAAAATAACTTGCCAGATGCCTTGGGTTCTTCATTTGTGTTTTCCATCTCTGTGGGTTCTTCCGATAGGATATCAATATTAAAAATACTTGCCAGCTTTTCTAAAATTTGCTTCTGGGTAAACGGTTTGCCCATTACCCATGTGTTTTCTTGCTTATGGGCTTCCTTTAAATCAGAGTTAACCAGGTCGGCAGTTAAAAACAATACCGGAGTAGCTAACTTTTTATCTTCGCGTATAATTTTAAGTAATTGCAGTCCATCTACTTTTGGCATATGCAAATCTATCATAAACAAATCGTAGGCACTTTGCTTAATAGCTTGTATGGCCGATTCTGGCGAGGACAATACGTCTAAACGCAACACTTTATCATGTAAAATACCATCAATCAGCTGACAAATCATCTCGTCGTCGTCAACGGCCATTATATTTTTGTCTTTAAAAATGTAGCCTACCTGCTGTTTAGGGTTTATAAAAGCAGGCTCACATTTTTTATAGGGTATCTCAAAATAAAAGGTGCTTCCTTCGCCTGGTTTGCTCTCAAGGTAAATATTACCCCCCATCGCTTCGATAATTTGCCGACTGATAAAAAGCCCCAACCCTGTGCCTGAATATTTACGCGACAAGCTCAGGTTAATTTGATTAAACATTTTAAAAACTGTTTTCTGTTTTTCGCGGGGGATACCGATACCTGTATCCTTTACACTAAACAACAGTTGGCTGTTTTTTATTTGTACGGCAAAATCCATGGAGCCTTCTTGCGTAAATTTGAGTGCGTTACCTATTAAGTTGATAAGCACCTGTTTTAAGCGCAATGTATCCGATTCAAAAAACTGCAACTTAGGGTCAACCGTGTACGAAAATGCCAAAGCGGCTTTTTTTGCTTTAAGTTCAAACAGTTGATAAACCTCCTCCATTAACAGTTTAGCATCCACTCTATCTTTATAAAAAGCAATATTACCCGACTCCAACATGGAGGAATCGAGCACGTTGTTTATTAGCCCGTTTAAATGCTCTGCCGACAGCAAAATCTTTTCGGATACGGCCAGCTCGTCGTTGTGGTTTTGAAGCATGTCCGACAATTGTTCCGAAAAACCGATAATGGATGTCAGTGGTGTTCTTATTTCGTGGCTCATCTGTGCCACAAACTGCTCTTTCACCTTTAACAGCCTATCTACCCTATCTTTGGCACGGATAATATCACTTTTAAGGCGCATGCTTTTCGAAATATCCCTACTTATCCATAAAATAAAAAATAACATTAAAGCCACCGCCGTTGCCACCAGCAGCAAAATCCTATCTATCATGTCGCTTCGCAGTGCCTCCAGCTCTTGTCGCTTGCGTTCGTTACGGTTAATGGTAATATTGTGCAGGTTAGTGATGATCGTTTTAATTTGATCGGTTAGTAGACGATCCAGCTGTATAATGTCATTTTCGTGCTTTTGTACTTTAACATTCAAACGCTGCTCTTGTTGTTCGACCTGCTCAATACGTGTTTTTATTTCTTCTATATTTTCGTTGGGCCTAAGTTCAGTCATTACGGTGGAATCTACCTTTCGGTTTAGTACGGTTTCCAGTTCCACCGGTGGCTCATTTTTCTTTTTACCCGAACCGAAAAGATCGCCCATACGCTTAAAAAAACCTCTTTTTTCTTCCTCAGGTTTTTGGAGAAACAACACAGTATCTTCCAAAACAACGTTGGCTCGGGATGTATCTACCTGCAAACTCGAATAGGTGTATTGCTTTATCTCGTAGTTTACAGAGTCGGGTATGGCTGCCAGTATGGTTTTGGCCGATTCAGCATTCAGACGCATAATATTAATTTGCGATAAACGATCCATCAGCTCCTTTTTTTGAAGATAAAGGCTTTTGATTTCCCGGATTCCATCTTGCGAAATTTTATCGGGGAAAAGCAGGTTAAGGTAGTTCATCACGGCAAGTACCGAATCGTGGTGCTGCATATATTGCTCGTAGTATTCTTTTTTGCCGGTAATACCGTAAACGCGACTCAATCCTTCGGTTTCAATAATTTCAAAAACCAGTTGGTTGAGGTAGGTAAACTCGTGCTCGTGACCAAATTCTTCGTTCTGAACCTGAATAACAGACATCACCGAAAAGTAGGTAATTGTAAATATAACCACTGTAATGGCCACAATTATAACAAAACCTACGGCTACTTTGGTTTGTATCCACTTTTCGGGAACTATCTTTTTTGTCATGATGCCGGTTTAAGCCTTACAATTTACATTATTTTTTTGCGACAAGGCTATGCTACGGAACTATATTTTGCACAAAATATGCGGTTTAAATCAAATAATCTACACATGCACGGCTTTGCATAACAGCGCGCAGTATGGCTCCACATGCCACATGGTCCGGATGCTTGGCATATATTTCCAAATCGTCCATTGTTTCCACTTCTACACTTAATGCAATGTCGTAATCTTCGTCGGGGTTTACATTTATACCCACTTCAAGGGATTTTATTACTTTTATGGTGGCAGGTAAAGCTTCCAGGCTTTTTTTTATCTCATTCAGTTTTGCGGTTTTTGCGGCTTCTGTTGCAAATGCTTTTAGTTTGAACAGGACAAGGTGCTTAATCATCGTTTTTTTTATTTAAGTTTATATTCGTTTACAAAGATAAAAACAATACATAAATATATGCTGATAATCGGTATTGCAGGTGGCACCGGATCAGGTAAGACGACGGTGGTGCGGAAAATAATTGAACAATTGCCCAATGGTGAGGTAACGGTATTGCCTCAGGATTCCTATTACCGCGACAGCAGCCACATACCTTTGGAGGAAAGGCAAAAAATTAATTTTGACCATCCGGATAGCCTGGAATTTGAGCTGCTTGTTGCACATCTTAAAACACTAAAAAATAAAAACCCTATCGAGTTACCTACCTATTCCTATGTGAGCTGTACCCGCGGTGAGGAAACCATACGCGTGTACCCTACCGAGGTAGTGATAGTAGAAGGCATCCTGATATTGGGTCATCAGGGACTTCGCGAACTAATGGACTTGCGCATTTATGTAGATGCCGATGCCGACGATCGTCTTTCCAGGGTTATATCGCGCGATATCATTGAACGGGGGCGTAATGTTTCGCAGGTGCTCGATAGGTACAAAAATACGGTTAAACCCAGCCATCTGCAGTTTATTGAACCCACAAAACGTTATGCCAACCTGATAGTGCCGCAAGGGGGCAACAATGTGGTGGCCATCAACCTGTTAAAACAGTACATCGAAAAATATTTACATCCTTAAAAGCTACTGTCATGTTAGATCATTTAAAACCCGAAAACATTCTTTTTATTGATATAGAAACTGTACCACAACACGAAAATTATGAGCAGGTGGCGCCTGAACTTCAACAGCTTTGGGATAAAAAGGCCGACTACTTTTTAAAAGAGGACGAAACACCGGCCGACATTTACCACCGGGCAGGTATTTATGCCGAGTTTGGTAAGATCGTTTGTATTTCGGCCGGGGTGGTTTTTTACGTTAAGGGCGAAATGCACTTTAAGGTGAAGAGCTTTGCCAACCACGACGAAAAAGTTTTGCTG
Protein-coding regions in this window:
- a CDS encoding TatD family hydrolase — translated: MYIDSHTHSSTSDADISVLNCYPNANLSNVNHSRLLSCGIHPWHIESSKIQHNLERIEQLCQQQKIAAIGECGLDTNTADIDMQKRVFKQQIALSEQYGLPLIIHSVKTHHHILALKKQLRPRQRWIIHGFHGAVQTAEQLTGKDIFISFGKNLLTHPDKLKKILSQIDLSFVLLETDDEPIGIKKIYAQAAKLLDIELDVLKKKIEVNFKRVFG
- a CDS encoding IS256 family transposase; the encoded protein is MEKIDLEGMEQKALEQFKSGQSLFGKDGAFAPLLKNFIEKALEAEMEAHLDEHQRVSGNKRNGKGKKTIKSSAGSFDIETPQDRHSSFEPELVKKRQTILADSLEQKIIGLYGLGMSYRSISEHIKEMYDTDISHTVLTQITDKIIPDVKEWQSRPLEAVYTIVWLDAMHIKVKENGKVTTKALYNNILGIDTNGQKQILGVYFSESEGANFWLQVLTDLNNRGVEDILIASIDNLKGFAEAIQSVFPRTEVQSCIVHQIRNSLKYIASKEQKEFLRELKLVYKADTKEKAKIELEKLAEKWQSKYPVVIASWQNNWSKLSTYFQYTAPIRKLIYTTNPIEAYHRQVRKVTKTKGAFANEMAVLKLVYLSTKKIEKKWSKTQNWGLIIQQLAIKFEDRVKLKL
- a CDS encoding sigma-54-dependent transcriptional regulator, translated to MAKILIIDDDTSFGLMIEGFLKRKGFDTVFVSSFNNALHSVRKTKFDLVLTDYRLDSGTGLDLIPVIKKHHQKTPVVLITAYSDIRVAVSAIKLGAFEYITKPVNPDELLHVINRGIEKTNKVSDTPKPPVARSNYIKGISRFAEQVDQQVELIATTDLSVLVLGESGVGKEFVAQRIHELSNRSAMPFVAVDCGALHTDIAGSELFGHRKGSFTGAMDDKEGHFEAVKDGTIFLDEIGNLSYDVQVKLLRAIQERKGRRMGSNEEYAINCRIIAATNEDLRSSSLSGKFREDLYHRLNEFSINILPLRERKEDIPLYSKRFLQLATREFKKEHIFLSSEVEDIFFSYEWPGNLRELRNVIRRAVLLAKGDTITLAELPPEIQMPSKIPQAPVQLRDVKEKSEKDTIIEILEQNKYNKAKTARILGIDRKTLYNKIYKYGIDA
- a CDS encoding ATP-binding protein, which gives rise to MTKKIVPEKWIQTKVAVGFVIIVAITVVIFTITYFSVMSVIQVQNEEFGHEHEFTYLNQLVFEIIETEGLSRVYGITGKKEYYEQYMQHHDSVLAVMNYLNLLFPDKISQDGIREIKSLYLQKKELMDRLSQINIMRLNAESAKTILAAIPDSVNYEIKQYTYSSLQVDTSRANVVLEDTVLFLQKPEEEKRGFFKRMGDLFGSGKKKNEPPVELETVLNRKVDSTVMTELRPNENIEEIKTRIEQVEQQEQRLNVKVQKHENDIIQLDRLLTDQIKTIITNLHNITINRNERKRQELEALRSDMIDRILLLVATAVALMLFFILWISRDISKSMRLKSDIIRAKDRVDRLLKVKEQFVAQMSHEIRTPLTSIIGFSEQLSDMLQNHNDELAVSEKILLSAEHLNGLINNVLDSSMLESGNIAFYKDRVDAKLLMEEVYQLFELKAKKAALAFSYTVDPKLQFFESDTLRLKQVLINLIGNALKFTQEGSMDFAVQIKNSQLLFSVKDTGIGIPREKQKTVFKMFNQINLSLSRKYSGTGLGLFISRQIIEAMGGNIYLESKPGEGSTFYFEIPYKKCEPAFINPKQQVGYIFKDKNIMAVDDDEMICQLIDGILHDKVLRLDVLSSPESAIQAIKQSAYDLFMIDLHMPKVDGLQLLKIIREDKKLATPVLFLTADLVNSDLKEAHKQENTWVMGKPFTQKQILEKLASIFNIDILSEEPTEMENTNEEPKASGKLFCLEGIKSFTGNDTDFLNSVITTFINNTDSGLKDIREALKSESNFHLIISERAHKLLTGFRQFKINHGIEMLVELENAKDKKASIKELKTTANKLMEYWEGIRTEIMRVSAE
- a CDS encoding Dabb family protein → MIKHLVLFKLKAFATEAAKTAKLNEIKKSLEALPATIKVIKSLEVGINVNPDEDYDIALSVEVETMDDLEIYAKHPDHVACGAILRAVMQSRACVDYLI
- the udk gene encoding uridine kinase; the encoded protein is MLIIGIAGGTGSGKTTVVRKIIEQLPNGEVTVLPQDSYYRDSSHIPLEERQKINFDHPDSLEFELLVAHLKTLKNKNPIELPTYSYVSCTRGEETIRVYPTEVVIVEGILILGHQGLRELMDLRIYVDADADDRLSRVISRDIIERGRNVSQVLDRYKNTVKPSHLQFIEPTKRYANLIVPQGGNNVVAINLLKQYIEKYLHP